One window of Thermacetogenium phaeum DSM 12270 genomic DNA carries:
- a CDS encoding Eco57I restriction-modification methylase domain-containing protein — MPVLSAEQRNKLERTVVEARDVAEAGARAALEALAVHHHEPYSHMSSEQRRLRNHLRARARQLGDKQDKSGKLEIIHLIQECAYEYWHRMLFARFLAENDLLIEPEMGVAVSLDECDELAREEGSDLWTLASRFAQQMLPQIFRPDDPVLQVAFPYEYQLKLEQLLDDLEPDIFKASDALGWVYQFWQSKRKKQVNESGNKIGADELPAVTQLFTEPYMVNFLIHNTIGAWYAGRVLAENPQLAGQAESEEELRRAVSLPGVTWDYLRFVRTGDGEGPWRPAAGTFKEWPKRAAGLKILDPCCGSGHFLVAALYHLVPIRMAEEGLTAREACDAVLRDNLHGLEIDERCTQIAAFALALAAWTYPGAGGYRSLPQMRIACSGIAPNAKKEDWLALAGDDERLRNGMARLYELFQDAPILGSLIDPGSAIENNLFEAGFDELRPLLEKAMSVEKDDYEQHELGVAACGIADAVQILGGRYHLIITNVPYLARGKQANKLKEFCLKYYNEAKNDIATVFLNRLLRLNSPEGTTALVLPQNWLFLTAYKKFRTRMLKTRRWDIVAKLGPGAFETISGEVVNVVLLAISTSAPSDGHTFAGLDATAPRTAREKDRFLCIGELRTVDQSNQFKNPEARVTITEIPLVDETLGQYCSILQGSSTGDEPRFVRCFWEFNSFNVRWKLLLSAPDEGVYSGRSHVWDWPNDNCELAKSDGARIQGLEAIGKQGFFVSGSRRITASIYNGEFYSKVLATIIPFNSLNKLAIWAFLESDVFEREVRKLDQKILVTPGVFANVPFDLEYWQKVAAEKYPKGLPEPYSDDPTQWIFHGHPTVSTSPLQVAVARLLGYRWPAELDDSMRLSAEARRLVRRCRELESYADNEGIVCLPAVRGEDPAAERLRALLAAAYGDDWSPEKERELIAATGSEAKELDEWLRSDFFEQHCKLFHHRPFIWHIWDGRRRDGFHALVNYHKLAGGNGKGRQVLESLTYSYLGEWITRQKDGVKRGEGGAEDRLAAALELQKRLIAILEGEPPFDIFVRWKPIEQQPIGWEPDINDGVRVNIRPFMASDLPGGRKGAGILRWKPNINWRKDRGKEPRRPQEQFPWFWNNGQFTGDRVNDVHLTNEEKRKARENANRSR, encoded by the coding sequence ATGCCGGTACTGTCAGCAGAACAGCGAAATAAACTTGAACGTACTGTCGTCGAAGCCCGGGATGTTGCCGAGGCCGGAGCCAGGGCGGCCCTGGAGGCTTTAGCTGTGCACCATCACGAGCCTTACAGCCATATGAGTTCGGAACAGCGCCGGCTTCGCAACCACCTCCGTGCCCGGGCGCGGCAGCTGGGGGATAAGCAGGACAAAAGCGGAAAACTGGAAATTATCCATCTGATCCAGGAGTGTGCTTACGAATACTGGCATCGGATGCTCTTTGCCCGTTTCCTGGCGGAAAATGACCTCCTTATCGAGCCGGAGATGGGGGTGGCCGTCAGCCTGGATGAGTGTGATGAACTGGCCCGGGAGGAAGGCAGCGATCTTTGGACCCTGGCCAGCCGTTTTGCCCAGCAGATGCTGCCGCAGATCTTTCGTCCGGATGACCCGGTGCTGCAGGTTGCTTTTCCGTACGAATATCAATTAAAGCTGGAGCAGTTGCTCGACGACCTGGAGCCGGATATCTTTAAAGCCAGCGATGCCCTCGGATGGGTCTACCAGTTCTGGCAGAGCAAGAGGAAGAAACAGGTCAACGAGTCGGGCAATAAAATCGGCGCCGATGAATTGCCGGCCGTTACCCAACTCTTTACGGAGCCTTATATGGTCAATTTCCTTATTCACAACACCATTGGCGCCTGGTACGCCGGCAGGGTACTGGCGGAAAATCCGCAGCTGGCCGGGCAGGCAGAAAGTGAGGAAGAGCTTCGCAGGGCGGTTTCATTACCCGGTGTAACCTGGGATTACCTTCGTTTTGTCCGCACCGGCGATGGGGAGGGGCCGTGGCGCCCCGCCGCCGGGACCTTCAAAGAATGGCCGAAACGGGCGGCCGGTCTTAAAATCCTGGACCCCTGCTGCGGCTCGGGACATTTCCTGGTCGCGGCGCTCTACCACCTGGTCCCGATTCGTATGGCCGAGGAAGGCCTGACGGCCCGGGAGGCATGCGATGCCGTCCTGAGAGATAATCTCCACGGCCTGGAGATCGATGAGCGCTGCACGCAGATCGCCGCCTTTGCCCTGGCCTTGGCGGCCTGGACCTATCCCGGCGCCGGCGGATACCGTTCCTTGCCTCAGATGCGAATAGCCTGTTCCGGCATCGCCCCTAATGCCAAAAAGGAAGACTGGCTCGCCCTGGCGGGAGATGACGAGCGCCTGCGCAACGGCATGGCCCGGCTTTATGAGCTTTTCCAGGATGCTCCCATTTTAGGGAGCCTCATCGATCCGGGTTCCGCTATAGAAAATAACCTGTTTGAAGCCGGATTTGATGAACTCCGCCCTTTGTTGGAGAAGGCTATGTCTGTGGAGAAAGACGACTACGAGCAGCATGAGTTAGGCGTTGCCGCCTGCGGCATCGCTGATGCAGTTCAGATTCTCGGCGGGCGCTACCACTTGATAATCACCAATGTGCCGTACCTGGCCCGGGGGAAGCAGGCCAATAAGCTTAAGGAATTTTGCCTCAAGTATTATAACGAAGCTAAAAATGATATTGCCACTGTTTTTCTAAACCGCCTGCTCCGACTCAATTCGCCTGAAGGCACAACGGCTTTAGTTTTGCCGCAGAACTGGCTTTTTTTGACCGCCTATAAGAAGTTTCGAACCCGTATGCTGAAAACAAGACGATGGGATATCGTTGCTAAACTTGGCCCGGGTGCATTCGAGACTATATCAGGCGAGGTAGTGAATGTTGTTTTACTTGCCATTTCCACCTCTGCTCCGTCAGATGGTCACACCTTCGCCGGCCTCGACGCCACCGCCCCCCGCACGGCACGGGAGAAAGATCGGTTTCTTTGTATAGGAGAGCTTCGGACTGTGGATCAGAGCAATCAGTTTAAAAATCCAGAAGCAAGAGTTACAATTACAGAAATACCATTGGTCGATGAAACGCTAGGGCAGTATTGTTCAATACTTCAAGGGTCATCGACCGGTGATGAGCCTAGGTTTGTCCGTTGTTTTTGGGAATTCAATAGCTTCAACGTGCGATGGAAGCTTTTATTATCTGCACCTGATGAAGGCGTGTATTCGGGACGAAGCCATGTATGGGATTGGCCAAATGATAATTGTGAGCTCGCTAAATCAGATGGCGCACGAATCCAAGGTCTTGAGGCTATAGGTAAACAAGGTTTTTTTGTTTCTGGTTCTAGGCGTATTACGGCATCAATATACAATGGAGAATTTTATAGCAAGGTACTTGCGACGATAATCCCCTTCAATTCTTTAAACAAACTTGCTATCTGGGCTTTTCTAGAATCTGATGTCTTTGAAAGAGAAGTTAGGAAACTTGACCAGAAAATTCTTGTAACTCCTGGGGTATTTGCGAACGTTCCTTTCGACCTGGAATACTGGCAGAAAGTCGCCGCCGAGAAGTATCCAAAGGGCCTCCCCGAACCTTACTCGGATGACCCAACCCAATGGATCTTCCACGGGCACCCGACAGTTTCTACCAGCCCCCTTCAGGTGGCGGTGGCCCGCCTTTTGGGCTACCGCTGGCCGGCGGAGCTGGATGACTCGATGCGGTTGTCTGCGGAGGCACGCCGGTTGGTACGGCGGTGCAGGGAACTGGAAAGTTACGCTGATAACGAAGGAATAGTCTGCCTTCCCGCCGTCCGCGGAGAAGACCCGGCTGCCGAACGCCTGCGGGCTTTACTTGCCGCTGCCTATGGTGATGACTGGTCGCCGGAAAAAGAGCGGGAACTTATCGCAGCAACGGGCTCTGAAGCGAAGGAGCTTGACGAGTGGCTCCGCAGCGATTTCTTTGAACAGCACTGCAAGCTCTTTCACCACCGACCCTTCATCTGGCATATCTGGGACGGGCGCCGGCGCGACGGTTTCCATGCCCTGGTCAACTACCACAAGCTGGCCGGGGGCAACGGCAAGGGCAGGCAGGTTTTAGAAAGCCTCACTTATAGTTATCTCGGTGAGTGGATTACCCGGCAGAAAGATGGGGTGAAACGGGGCGAAGGGGGTGCCGAGGATCGACTGGCGGCGGCATTGGAACTGCAGAAACGCCTCATCGCCATCCTCGAAGGGGAACCTCCTTTCGACATTTTCGTTCGCTGGAAGCCTATCGAACAGCAGCCCATCGGCTGGGAACCGGACATCAATGACGGAGTCAGGGTCAACATCCGGCCGTTTATGGCTTCTGACCTTCCCGGCGGCCGGAAAGGTGCTGGCATCCTCCGGTGGAAGCCGAATATCAATTGGAGAAAGGATCGCGGCAAAGAGCCTAGGCGCCCTCAAGAACAGTTTCCCTGGTTCTGGAATAATGGTCAGTTTACCGGCGACCGGGTCAACGACGTGCACTTAACCAATGAAGAAAAGAGGAAAGCGCGTGAGAATGCGAACAGGAGTAGATAA
- the brxC gene encoding BREX system P-loop protein BrxC, whose amino-acid sequence MKNREIFQRDPVVSKLPNDGVATVAEAATSKEMETLRYELEHFVCEGQYKDGLIRILESYLSNADSTSQPAVWVSGFFGSGKSHLLKMLRHLWVNTKFESDGSTARELARLPVEVKDLLKELDTLGKRCGGLHAAGGTLPSGGGKSLRLAVLSIIFRSKGLPESLPQAQFCLWLQKNGIYGQVKKAVEDSGKDFWQELRHLYASPVIATALLEADPDFASDLKQVRATIRAQFPAVDDISTSEFIQIIRDVLSLNGQLPCTAIVLDEVQLFIGDSAARSYDVQEVAEALCKQLDSRILLIGAGQTALSGNLPLLQRLKDRFTIPVELSDTDVETVTRRVVLAKKADKRKAIEEVLTAYAGEIDRHLIGTRIAPRSEDRSIIVEDYPLLPVRRRFWEHVLRAVDVSGTRSQLRTQLRIVHDAVREIAEKPVGTVVPADFIFDQLQPDLLRTGFLLREIDETIRNLDDGTPEGLLAKRICALIFLIRKLPRESIVDIGVRATADMLADLLVSDLANDGPVLRGEIPRVLEKLVEEGKLIKLDEEYSLQTRESSEWDREFRNRQTRLNNDLTALSSRRSALLNAACMDILNNIKLCQGKCTERRKLEIHFGSEPPKTQGFKVPVWIRDGWGENESTVLADARAAGNDDPTIFVYIPKESAEDLKKAIIEYEAAKATIEFKGTPTTDEGRDARDAMSTRMKAAEAARDSIIRDVINAARVFQGGGQERFEFSIKEKVLAAAEASLDRLFPNFREADDDRWPIVLDRAKNGNEDAFQAVGWNDAPEKHPVCSAILSAIGSGKTGKEIRETFEKAPYGWPRDAIDAALITLFATGHLRAVYKGAQLERGQLDQAKIPATDFRVETVTIDARSRMKLRKLFQTAGLRYKAGEESSVAGQFLARLMDLADRAGGDPPLPERPSKAHLEAMRGLAGNEQLAAILEQFDTLAQQLQRWSALADLAAKRKPVWDRLQLLLKHAHGLPEGEELQKQANAVCSERRLLEEPDPVPDIYRAAVKALRSAVRQAYNNFEAVYNREKAALEGNENWQKLSPERQQQILAAEGIASVPQLSVEDDESLLRSLQEAPLSSWKTRTDALPQQFSNAAMAAAKLLEPKTQKVKLTSSILRTENDVKAWVAEIERELLERIKSGPIVIS is encoded by the coding sequence ATGAAGAACCGTGAGATCTTCCAGCGCGACCCTGTTGTTTCCAAATTACCCAATGACGGTGTTGCCACTGTTGCTGAAGCGGCCACTTCTAAAGAGATGGAAACCCTTCGCTATGAACTGGAGCATTTTGTTTGCGAGGGGCAGTATAAAGACGGACTTATACGCATTCTCGAGTCTTACTTGAGTAATGCGGATTCGACAAGCCAGCCAGCCGTTTGGGTAAGTGGTTTTTTTGGCAGCGGTAAATCGCATCTATTAAAGATGCTCCGCCATTTATGGGTCAACACCAAATTTGAGTCTGATGGGTCGACTGCCCGTGAATTAGCGCGGCTGCCAGTGGAAGTAAAAGATTTGCTTAAAGAATTGGACACGTTAGGGAAAAGGTGTGGCGGGCTTCATGCTGCGGGGGGAACGCTGCCGTCCGGTGGAGGGAAAAGCCTTCGTCTGGCCGTTCTCAGCATTATCTTTCGCTCGAAAGGCCTGCCCGAGTCTCTTCCCCAAGCCCAATTTTGTCTTTGGCTTCAAAAAAATGGCATCTACGGTCAGGTTAAAAAGGCTGTGGAGGATTCGGGCAAGGACTTTTGGCAGGAACTGCGCCATTTATATGCCAGTCCGGTAATAGCCACAGCGCTGTTGGAGGCTGACCCTGATTTTGCCTCCGATCTCAAGCAGGTACGAGCCACTATTCGTGCCCAGTTTCCCGCTGTGGACGATATTTCGACATCCGAGTTCATCCAGATCATACGCGATGTCCTTTCTCTGAACGGTCAGCTCCCCTGCACAGCGATTGTGCTCGACGAAGTCCAACTCTTCATAGGCGACAGCGCAGCCCGTTCCTACGATGTGCAAGAAGTGGCGGAAGCCCTATGCAAGCAGCTTGATAGCCGCATACTGCTTATAGGGGCAGGTCAGACCGCGCTGAGCGGTAATCTCCCGCTTCTCCAGCGATTGAAGGATCGTTTTACGATACCTGTTGAACTCTCGGATACGGATGTTGAAACTGTGACCCGCCGGGTGGTGCTGGCCAAAAAAGCAGATAAGCGTAAGGCCATCGAAGAAGTGTTAACTGCTTACGCCGGTGAAATTGACCGGCATCTTATCGGTACGCGAATTGCTCCCCGAAGTGAAGACCGGAGCATTATCGTCGAAGACTATCCCCTTTTACCCGTCCGCCGCCGGTTCTGGGAGCATGTCCTACGGGCCGTCGACGTTTCAGGAACCAGGAGCCAGCTTCGTACGCAACTCCGTATTGTTCACGATGCTGTTCGGGAGATTGCTGAAAAACCTGTGGGGACGGTCGTGCCGGCTGATTTCATATTTGACCAGCTCCAGCCGGACTTGCTTCGCACGGGGTTTCTTTTACGGGAAATTGACGAAACCATTCGTAATCTGGACGATGGAACTCCGGAAGGTTTGTTAGCCAAGCGAATTTGCGCACTTATATTCCTCATCCGCAAACTCCCTCGTGAAAGCATCGTTGATATTGGGGTCCGTGCTACCGCGGATATGTTGGCAGATCTTTTGGTAAGCGACCTGGCCAATGATGGCCCTGTCCTGCGCGGAGAGATTCCACGGGTCCTCGAGAAACTGGTTGAGGAAGGAAAGCTTATCAAGCTGGACGAGGAATACAGCCTTCAGACCCGAGAGAGCAGCGAATGGGACCGGGAATTCCGAAACCGGCAAACCAGACTCAATAATGATCTTACGGCTTTGTCCAGTAGGCGTTCGGCTCTGTTGAATGCTGCTTGTATGGATATTCTAAACAATATTAAATTGTGCCAGGGGAAATGCACTGAGCGGCGCAAGCTGGAAATTCACTTTGGCAGCGAGCCGCCAAAAACGCAAGGCTTCAAAGTCCCGGTTTGGATCCGCGACGGCTGGGGAGAAAATGAAAGTACTGTCTTGGCCGATGCACGGGCGGCAGGTAATGACGACCCGACTATTTTCGTCTATATCCCGAAAGAAAGTGCTGAAGACTTAAAGAAAGCGATTATTGAATATGAGGCGGCTAAGGCCACCATTGAATTCAAGGGTACACCCACAACAGATGAGGGACGGGATGCTCGTGATGCTATGTCCACCCGTATGAAAGCGGCAGAGGCTGCCCGGGACAGCATTATCCGGGATGTGATTAATGCGGCCAGGGTGTTTCAAGGCGGGGGGCAAGAGCGTTTTGAGTTCTCCATCAAAGAAAAAGTGCTGGCAGCCGCAGAAGCATCCTTGGACCGCCTCTTTCCGAACTTCCGGGAAGCCGACGACGACCGCTGGCCGATTGTTCTCGATAGGGCAAAGAACGGCAACGAAGACGCCTTCCAGGCCGTAGGCTGGAACGATGCGCCCGAAAAACACCCTGTCTGTTCAGCAATTCTTTCCGCAATCGGATCCGGCAAGACAGGGAAGGAAATTCGCGAAACCTTTGAAAAAGCACCTTACGGCTGGCCGCGTGATGCTATTGACGCTGCTTTGATCACGCTTTTCGCCACCGGACATCTGCGCGCTGTCTATAAAGGTGCCCAGCTAGAGCGCGGTCAATTGGATCAGGCCAAGATTCCGGCTACCGACTTCCGGGTGGAAACGGTAACCATAGATGCCCGCAGCCGCATGAAGCTGCGCAAGCTCTTTCAAACGGCAGGCCTTCGCTACAAGGCGGGGGAGGAATCTTCTGTTGCCGGGCAATTTCTTGCCAGGCTTATGGATCTGGCCGATCGTGCCGGCGGCGATCCGCCACTGCCCGAGCGTCCATCTAAGGCCCATTTGGAAGCAATGCGGGGGCTGGCCGGTAATGAACAGCTGGCAGCGATACTGGAACAGTTTGACACCTTAGCCCAACAACTGCAGAGGTGGTCAGCATTGGCGGACTTGGCGGCAAAGCGCAAGCCTGTCTGGGATAGACTTCAGCTCCTGTTAAAACACGCCCATGGCCTCCCTGAAGGAGAAGAACTGCAAAAACAGGCCAATGCTGTGTGCTCTGAACGTCGCTTGTTAGAGGAACCCGATCCGGTTCCGGACATTTACAGGGCAGCCGTTAAAGCGCTCCGCAGCGCTGTCAGGCAGGCTTATAACAACTTTGAGGCGGTATATAACCGGGAGAAAGCAGCTCTCGAGGGTAATGAGAACTGGCAGAAGCTATCTCCGGAACGGCAGCAACAAATTCTTGCGGCTGAAGGTATTGCCAGCGTTCCCCAACTTTCCGTAGAAGATGATGAATCCTTGCTTCGAAGTCTCCAGGAGGCCCCTCTGTCCAGCTGGAAAACCAGGACGGATGCCCTTCCTCAGCAGTTTAGCAATGCTGCCATGGCGGCTGCCAAGCTGCTTGAGCCAAAAACGCAAAAGGTAAAACTGACCAGCAGCATTCTGAGGACAGAAAATGATGTTAAAGCCTGGGTGGCTGAAATTGAGAGAGAGCTTCTAGAAAGGATTAAGAGCGGCCCCATTGTGATCTCGTAG
- a CDS encoding BREX protein BrxB domain-containing protein, with the protein MSRIEELANRYRSHIAAPWQHNLAGEQRMIFVVYPPVDERKLRARLELFEMATIESGHKWKSFDFTQTFARWMSNLEYKEIYFEEPDSLTIPLEGEFPHFAAAELRKVLTAEDVDSNTVIAVYGIASLYGFTKVSQVLKEVARDVRGRLVVFFPGEFENNNYRLLGARDGWNYLAIPITLHNGVSDR; encoded by the coding sequence GTGAGTAGAATTGAGGAACTGGCAAACCGCTATCGCAGCCATATTGCTGCGCCATGGCAGCATAATCTGGCCGGCGAGCAAAGGATGATTTTTGTTGTTTATCCTCCAGTCGACGAGCGTAAGCTCCGTGCCAGGTTGGAATTGTTCGAGATGGCGACCATTGAATCTGGACATAAATGGAAATCATTTGACTTTACTCAAACTTTCGCCCGATGGATGAGCAACTTGGAATATAAGGAGATTTATTTCGAGGAGCCCGACAGTCTGACGATACCCCTTGAGGGTGAATTCCCGCATTTTGCAGCCGCCGAACTACGTAAAGTACTTACTGCAGAAGATGTTGACTCTAACACTGTTATTGCTGTTTACGGCATTGCCAGCCTGTACGGGTTCACAAAAGTATCCCAGGTTCTCAAAGAAGTCGCCAGAGATGTTCGCGGGCGGTTGGTAGTCTTTTTTCCAGGCGAATTCGAAAACAACAATTATCGTCTTCTCGGTGCACGCGATGGGTGGAATTACCTGGCCATACCCATCACATTACATAATGGAGTGAGCGACCGATGA